TCACACAGTCATCTGCGTATCTAGTGAATCTTAATTCTCTTTTTTCTAGTTCTTTGTCTAGTTGATTTAACATAATGTTGCTTAGTAGTGGTGATAGGTTTCCTCCTTGAGGTGTTCCTTTCTTTGTTTCTTCGTATTGACCTTTGTTCATTACTCCTGCTTTTAGGTATTTCCTAATCAGTGATTCTGTATCAGGGTCTTTTATTATGTTGTGCAGATAACTCATCAGTTTATCTTGTGGCACTTCATCGAAAAATTTCTCTAAGTCTATATCAACTATCCATTCATATCCTTCATTTAGGTAGTATAGTATTTGTTCTATTGCCATTTGTGTACTTCTACCTGGTCTAAAACCGTAGCTATATTCTGAGAATTCTTTTTCACATATTGGGCTTATTACTTGGACTATTGCTTGTTGTATTATTCTGTCCATTACTGTTGGGTTACCTAGTTTCCTAACTCCACCATTTGGTTTTGGGATTTCTACTCTCAATACTGGTTGTGGTTTGTATGTTCTTTCTCTTATTGACTTTTCTATTTCTTTCCAGTTTTCTCTAATGTATGCCTCTATCTCCAATACGGTTATTCCATCTATTCCGCATGTTCCTTTGTTTGATACTACTTGTTTTAGGGCTGCATACATATTTTCCCTGTCTAGAATTTCGTCAATTAGCTTTCTTTCCATTGCTGCACTTTGCTCCTTTCCGCAGGATTAGTATATTTTATCTTTCAAGCCTTGAACCACGTATACGTTATGGTTTGTACTTTGTCAAATTTTCCTAATCCACATACATTTTACTTGGTGCGATTAATTGTTCAGTCCTTCCCGTTCACACGGTACTATGACCTCTGCTGACTTCTCATAGTTCGTTGTTACTACTTTTTCGTCTATGAGACCTCACGGGATAAGTCTCAGTACTTTCATCGTTTACTTGCAGGATTTACGCTTTGGGTTTACGGTTATCTTTCGGGACTTTGTTGCCTTTGGCCAACTTGCCCACCTTTTACGCCTCATATCCTGTTCCTGTCCGTCAAGCCACGATTTCGCTATTGCTTCTTCTCCCCCACATCTCACGATATGAAGCTTGCAAGTCGCTATCAGATTCGTCGATAACTACGCTCTTTAGGGAATTTCACCCCAGCATTGAGACATGCCCGTCATACCAAAAACATCAGGCAGCTAACGCTGCCTGACATTAATATTTTGTGATTAATTTATATACCAACACTATTTGACAAAGAACCTTTTTCTACAAATTGCTCTATTCTATTTAAATCTTAACTTAAGAATATCTTATAAATACTAAATATTAAAGAGGATATTAAAATTAACACAAGAAAATAACTTCTTGTTTTAATTGCATCACCTATTTCTATTAATTGACCAATTACCATAACAATAGACCCCACAACCAAAAATATTAATCCTGATAATAAAAATATTGTAAAGAGTATATTCGGAGAAGAAAGTTTAAAAATCAAAATTAATATCATCAGGATGGCACCTATTGTTCCGAGGTAGCTCCCAAATTTTGTGGTTTTATTCATCTATAGTACCAGTTCTACTCTCCCATAACATTGTAAAGCGAGTAAAAATACCCTTTCCTATGAATTAAATCATCGAAACTACCATGCTCTACGAGTCGGGCATGGTTCATGACCAGTATTTCGTCATACATCCTTAGAATTTTTCTATTTAATCTATGGGTTACTACTATTTTAGTAATATCATCAAGCTGGATTACAGCGCTTTCGACTTCCTCAGCAGTTTTATTGTCTAGAGCAGCTGTAGACTCATCCATAAGTAGGAATGGAGTTTTACGGATAAGACTCCTGGCAATTGCAACTCTTTGTTTTTCTCCACCAGATAGATTTTTCCCGTTTTCACCACAAGGATAATCCAATCCTTTGTTCTCTATAAGTTTTTCCAATCCCGAGTTTTTAACCGCATCCCAAAATATCACATCATCAACATCTTGGAACATGGTTATATTGTTTTTAATACTGCTGTTGAAAAGAAATACTTCTTGCTGTATAACCGATAAGTGCTCAAATAAACTATCCAATTGGATATTTCTTAGCTCAAGTGAATCTATCTTTATTGAACCGGTATATCCTCTGAAATATCCCAACATCAATTTTAGAACGGTTGATTTTCCACTTCCACTACCGCCTGCAATTGCATATCTTTTTCCCTTTTCGAAGAAAAAATTAAAGTCATGTACAGCTTCATCTTCCTCGGAATACTTAAATCCTACTTCCTTGAAGTGTATTCCCTCATTTATTCCAAGCAATTTGTCTTCATCACTACGGTCAATTCCATCGCCTTCAATCTCTCTGGCGATCTTTTCTACCAATTTAATGGCAGCTTTACGATTACTTATAAGAGGTGCCAGTTTTCTGACGGGATCGTATAAGTAGAATCCTAATTGGACAAATGCAATAACTGCTCCTATGGTCATCTCTCCATTTATCGCGTATAGGAATCCTCCTCCGATGATAATACCATTGACCAAAAAGGTGGATATATTGCTGTAAAGGCTGATTGTATCGGAAGTTACACGTCTTTTTCTCTTGACTGATTCCAGTTCTAAATTGTCATGCTGAAATAAATCCAGCGCTTCTTTTTCCGCTCTAAAGCTTTTTATTACGATAAATCCACTCACCAAATCATTGACTTGAGCTACGAATTCGCGATTGCTGTCAGAGGTTTGCGTCTCTTTTTCTATCAAGGCTTCGCCATATTTAATGGATAGTATTATACAAATAATCGATGTGATTATCGTCGGAAGTCCTAATTTCCAATTAAAATATATCATGGCTGCGGAAGCTATAAAAAAGCTTACTACGACATCAAAGAGTTGTATACTCCCTGCGAGATAATTTTGCTCTATGCTGTTTAAATCATTCGAGAAGGCAGAAATAAACCTCGCCCCGACTCATGCCTGAATTCAGATATGGACTTATCGAGTAATTTTCTAAATACATAGTCCTTAAATTGTGAAAGTGCCTTCATAAGATATCTGTTCTTGTATTTTCTAAGTAAGATACTGATGACAAAGAAAGCAGCAATCGCAACCATCGTTATGGTTACCGCTCTTTTCAGTATATTTTCGTCTGAATGTTCAATCGACTCAATAAAATACTTAAATACGACTGCCATCCCAACCCACATCAAGGTTGTGAGCACCACGCAAATCAAAGTTATTATCCGGTTTTTTTGATTATTTCTATAAAATTGATCAAAACATTCTTCTCTTTTCCTCTTCATACTTCACCCTTCTAAATGCCTATAATTATATCTTAAATACTCAATTATTTTTTATATTACATCAAGTATATCATGATTGTAACTTATTGTTCAAAGTTTATTATATTATGCATTACAATATGGTATTGTGTTTTTAATATATAATTTATGCTTTTATGACAATAAAAAACACGCTAATCATCAAAATTAATAGTTAGCGTGTTATGTTTAATTTAAATAAACCATGGTTAGAAAAATCGTCTTGATTGTGCTTATTTATATGGCACCCCCAACCGGATTCGAACCAGTGACTGACCCTTAGGAGGGGTCTGTTATATCCTACTTAACTATGGGGGCGTGTACATTTAATATTACTTTATTTTTATACAGGTGTCAATAATTACAAGGCTTGCATTATAAACGCAAGCCTTGTAATTCAAATTTTAACTATTGTCTAATCATGGTGGCAATAGTTCTAAAAGTATTTTCTATGGCTCTTATAATCCTGGTAAACAGGTTTGCTTGTTCAACATCGTGTTTAACTATTAGATCAACTGTTATGATGTCTTCACCTTCGGATGACAATGTCATCGTACCGACTTTTTCACCCACTGAAATAGGCGCTTTCAAGCCATCGTTAATTTCAGATTTATAGACATATCTCTTGGCTTTTGGAGTCAATATTCTATATGATTCCGTTGGATAAAGCGGCACTCTAGGATTTACTGCAGAGTTTATAGTAACTTCACTATAAGGAGCTTTATCATCTATTATCGTCCTCATACCATAGTTTTCCAAACCATAATTTATTAAGAATTTAGACAACTCACTTCTTTCCGAGATATCCGCAGTCCCCATTACAATTGTTATAAGTCTAAACTCCCCTGATTGAGGACTTTTTCTCGCATCAATTGTCGAAACTAAACAGTAGCCGGCTTCTTCTGTAAAACCGGTTTTCAAACCGTCTACACCGGGAATCTCACCTACAAGAGGAATTGTCGACTCACCGGTAAAATTTCTCTTAGGCATATTCAAGATTTTAATTTTTGAATATTCCAGCACTTCCGGATACTTTTCAATTATATGTCTGGACAGTTTAAATATATCCTCTGTAGACATGGTATTTTGATTGGCACCTTCCTGAAGTCCGGAGGAATTGTAGAATTTGGATGATTTAAGCTCAAGTTCCTGTGCTTTTGCATTCATCAAATCCGTAAATGCCTTCTCACTTCCGGCTGTTTTGACTGCAAGGGCATATGCAGCATCATTTCCGCTTACTACCATAAGACCGGCCAATAACTCGTCAACGGTAAGTACTTCACCTTCTAATAGGTTTAAGCTGGATCCGCCGACCGCTTCTATTTCCAGAGTTACGGTGACTCTATCATTTAGATTTAATTTTCCTTCTTTTACGGCATCTTTAACTACTAAATAGGTCATAAGTTTTGATACGGAGGCTGCTTGAAGTGGTTTATCTATATTATACGACTCTAAGACTCTTCCGGAATCAAAATCACCTATTAGATAGCTCTGAACACGATCTTCGATGCCAAGATCAGCGCTTGCGTTAATCGTTATAATAAGTATAGCTATCGTTAAAAATAATAATGACTTAATTCTTCTTTTCAAAAAAACACCTCAGCGCACCTAGGAGCAGTGCAATATATTTGTGAATATCCAGGTAGGATATTCACAATATTATATTACATTACTTTCACTTATTTATCAATCTTTTCTACTCCCATATACTTAACCAATACATCGGGTATTGTGATACTTCCATCTTCGTTTTGGTAATTTTCAAGCACAGCTGCTGTGGTTCTACCAACTGCAAGTCCTGATCCGTTTAGAGTATGCACAAATTCTATTTTTCCTTCTTCATTTCTGTATCTTACATTGGCTCTTCTGGCTTGGAAAGCCTCAAAGTTACTACAGCTTGAGATTTCAACATATCTATTATAGCTTGGCATCCAAACTTCAATATCATAGGTTTTTGCTGATGAGAATCCCAAGTCTCCGGTACATAGCATTACAACTCTATAAGGTATTTTTAGTTGTTTTAGGATTTCTTCTGCATTATTTGTAAGTTTTTCCAATTCTTCATAGCTAGTCTTGGAATCGGTGAATTTTACCAATTCTACTTTATCGAATTGGTGATTTCTTATTAATCCTCTGGTATCTCTACCTGCAGAACCTGCTTCTTGTCTAAAGCATGGAGTGTATGCAGTATAAAGAACCGGTAGTTTATCAAATTCCAGCACTTCTCCAGCCAATAGATTCGTTACAGGAACTTCAGCTGTAGGTACTAGGAAGAAATCCTTGCTCGGTACATGGAACATATCCTGCTCGAACTTTGGAAGCTGTCCGGTTCCTATCATGGCATTTCTGTTTACCAGTACAGGTGGCAGTATTTCAGTATATCCATGCTCTGTAGTGTGAAGATCCAGCATAAAGTTGATGATGGCTCTTTCAAGTCTCGCTCCCAGACCTTTGAATACGGTAAATCTGGTTCCGGAAATTTTGGTTGCTCTTTCAAAGTCAAGTATGTCCAGATCGGTTCCAAGATCCCAGTGGGCTTTTGGCTCAAAGTCAAATGCAGTCGGTTCGCCAACTACTCTTACCTCGACATTATCCTCATCTGTTTCTCCAACAGCTACATCTTCGTTTGGTGTGTTGGGGATTCCGAGTAGGATGCTCTTTATCTCTTCATCTACTTCTTTTACTTTTTTGTCAAGTTCTGTTACATCATCTGACAATACCTTCATCTCTTCAAGTATTGCAGATATGTCTTCACCCTTTTTCTTTAAGATTGGGATTTCCTTGGATACTTGGTTTTGTTTAGCTTTTTTTGCTTCAACATCTACAAGTATCTTTCTTCTCTTCTCGTCAAGCTCGACAATTTTGTCTATTGGATATTCTCCACCTCTTCTTGCCAATGCTTTTTTTACGCCTTCCAAATCATTTCTAATTCTTCTTAAATCTAACATAAATACCTCCTGTTTAATAAAAAAACTCCCATCCCAAAGGGACGAGAGTATTTCCCGCGTTGCCACCCAATTTAACTAAGAGTTCACTTTAACACACAGGCTCGTGAGTGGATTCAGATATTTATTCTTACGGTTTACACCAACCACCGCTTCTCTTTGCGAACTCAATACCCTACTATTCTCAGGTCATGGCCTTTTTTTATTTTAATATATTATAGCATAAAGGTTCTAATTTTACAAATTATCAGATGACCTCACTAAACTAAAAGATTACTTGTTTCCCCAGTATTCTATCTATGGCTTTTTTCGGAATACTGATTGATTCGACGACTACATCATTACATATTAGAGGATTTTTTGCAATCCCCTCTTTCATCAACTGAAATGTGACTACTTTTTTGGGATTTACACAAATTCCCATAATCTTTCCGGTATTTGCATCCAGTCCGGATGGGATGTCAACGGATAAGATGTCTACACCGCAGTGGTTCATCATATCGATTACGTATTCCTGTATACCTCTGACTTGAGCAGTTAATCCAGTTCCAAAAATGGCATCCACTACCAAGTCCATCTTAGAAATGGTAGCTTCGAAGTTTTCCAGATCTTCTATGGTGTGAATGGTTTCGAATCGAACTCCAAGATTTAGGAGGATATTGTAATAGGTCATGTAATCTGCATTTTCTCGATTAATCTCACCAATGATGTAAATCTTGACATTATGATCTAGATTGATTAGATGCCTTGCCAGCGCAAGTCCATCAGCTCCATTATTTCCGGTACCACAAACTATCGCTATATCGGTATTCATAACGATGTCAATATTCTTCAGTAGTTTAAGTGCTGCATTCTCCATTAACAGGATACCGGGAATCTCCAATCCTCTAATACAATACCTGTCTATTGCAGCCATTTCATCTCCGGTTACTCTTCTCATTCAATCACCCTTTCTATATTCCGGAAAACTTTTTGATTCTCAAATCGTCACCAAATACATTAAACACTTCATACTCACCCAGTATTCGGGAAAATATACGATCATCGTAATCATCTCTGATGTTTTCCAAATTTAGATTTGTCGATATAATCGTTGCTTTTTCTTTAATAATTCTATCATTTATAAGTTCAAATAGGTGAGTCGTGTTAATGCTCGTCGATATCTCGGTTCCCAAATCATCAATTATCAATAAATCACAATCCCTCAGAAGTTCGTATCTAGATATTAATATACCCTTGTCTTCAGCTCTTGAAAAGGTATAGTCCGAAATAAAGTTCATAAGTTTTGTAGCCGTTTGATAAACAACCAAATAACCGTTGTC
The sequence above is a segment of the Peptoniphilaceae bacterium AMB_02 genome. Coding sequences within it:
- a CDS encoding D-alanyl-D-alanine carboxypeptidase family protein, with the protein product MKRRIKSLLFLTIAILIITINASADLGIEDRVQSYLIGDFDSGRVLESYNIDKPLQAASVSKLMTYLVVKDAVKEGKLNLNDRVTVTLEIEAVGGSSLNLLEGEVLTVDELLAGLMVVSGNDAAYALAVKTAGSEKAFTDLMNAKAQELELKSSKFYNSSGLQEGANQNTMSTEDIFKLSRHIIEKYPEVLEYSKIKILNMPKRNFTGESTIPLVGEIPGVDGLKTGFTEEAGYCLVSTIDARKSPQSGEFRLITIVMGTADISERSELSKFLINYGLENYGMRTIIDDKAPYSEVTINSAVNPRVPLYPTESYRILTPKAKRYVYKSEINDGLKAPISVGEKVGTMTLSSEGEDIITVDLIVKHDVEQANLFTRIIRAIENTFRTIATMIRQ
- the serS gene encoding serine--tRNA ligase, whose product is MLDLRRIRNDLEGVKKALARRGGEYPIDKIVELDEKRRKILVDVEAKKAKQNQVSKEIPILKKKGEDISAILEEMKVLSDDVTELDKKVKEVDEEIKSILLGIPNTPNEDVAVGETDEDNVEVRVVGEPTAFDFEPKAHWDLGTDLDILDFERATKISGTRFTVFKGLGARLERAIINFMLDLHTTEHGYTEILPPVLVNRNAMIGTGQLPKFEQDMFHVPSKDFFLVPTAEVPVTNLLAGEVLEFDKLPVLYTAYTPCFRQEAGSAGRDTRGLIRNHQFDKVELVKFTDSKTSYEELEKLTNNAEEILKQLKIPYRVVMLCTGDLGFSSAKTYDIEVWMPSYNRYVEISSCSNFEAFQARRANVRYRNEEGKIEFVHTLNGSGLAVGRTTAAVLENYQNEDGSITIPDVLVKYMGVEKIDK
- a CDS encoding ABC transporter ATP-binding protein, which produces MSAFSNDLNSIEQNYLAGSIQLFDVVVSFFIASAAMIYFNWKLGLPTIITSIICIILSIKYGEALIEKETQTSDSNREFVAQVNDLVSGFIVIKSFRAEKEALDLFQHDNLELESVKRKRRVTSDTISLYSNISTFLVNGIIIGGGFLYAINGEMTIGAVIAFVQLGFYLYDPVRKLAPLISNRKAAIKLVEKIAREIEGDGIDRSDEDKLLGINEGIHFKEVGFKYSEEDEAVHDFNFFFEKGKRYAIAGGSGSGKSTVLKLMLGYFRGYTGSIKIDSLELRNIQLDSLFEHLSVIQQEVFLFNSSIKNNITMFQDVDDVIFWDAVKNSGLEKLIENKGLDYPCGENGKNLSGGEKQRVAIARSLIRKTPFLLMDESTAALDNKTAEEVESAVIQLDDITKIVVTHRLNRKILRMYDEILVMNHARLVEHGSFDDLIHRKGYFYSLYNVMGE
- the ltrA gene encoding group II intron reverse transcriptase/maturase yields the protein MERKLIDEILDRENMYAALKQVVSNKGTCGIDGITVLEIEAYIRENWKEIEKSIRERTYKPQPVLRVEIPKPNGGVRKLGNPTVMDRIIQQAIVQVISPICEKEFSEYSYGFRPGRSTQMAIEQILYYLNEGYEWIVDIDLEKFFDEVPQDKLMSYLHNIIKDPDTESLIRKYLKAGVMNKGQYEETKKGTPQGGNLSPLLSNIMLNQLDKELEKRELRFTRYADDCVILVKSENSAKRVMRSITNWIEKKLSLKVNATKSKITKPINLKYLGFGFWKDKKTQRWKARPHQDSIRKFKDTIKTLTKRRRSVDFSLRLSKLNDVIRGWINYFKIGSMKSAMNEISERLRTRLRMIIWKMWKVPSKRQWGLQKLGIGKDLARLSSYVGDRYYFVCTKTCVVRAITKELLIRRGLVDPYDYYMRNC
- a CDS encoding NAD(P)H-hydrate epimerase; amino-acid sequence: MRRVTGDEMAAIDRYCIRGLEIPGILLMENAALKLLKNIDIVMNTDIAIVCGTGNNGADGLALARHLINLDHNVKIYIIGEINRENADYMTYYNILLNLGVRFETIHTIEDLENFEATISKMDLVVDAIFGTGLTAQVRGIQEYVIDMMNHCGVDILSVDIPSGLDANTGKIMGICVNPKKVVTFQLMKEGIAKNPLICNDVVVESISIPKKAIDRILGKQVIF